Within the Enterobacter bugandensis genome, the region ACCGGCGTAAAAAGATAAAGCTGCACGCGAAAGTTCTGGTTATCACCAAACGCGTTGATCATCATTTTGAAAACTTTAAACAGATACCACAGCGTCAACAGTACGGCGAACCATGAAAAATAAATAATTAACAGATACAGACCATTGTCTATGGTTTTACCGACATCCGCACCGTTAAAGATTCCGAATGATGCAACATATTCGTAAAGTGAGCCGAATCTTACTACACCATCGATATGGGTTAAGGAATAACCCACCATCACCAGCGGACCAATGATGCGATAATAGGACGATGACCCTTCCGTTCCCAAATCACCCAGACGTTCTGAAATGTACGGAAACGCGAATATGACGCCTACTAAAAATACCGTCAGAGAGATTATCGCCAGCGGCAGTTTTTTCTTAATCGCATCTTTGTTCAGGTACTGGAACGCCCACTCCAGCAGGTAAAACAGGATAAATGTCATTACCCCTGAGAACGATCCAGACAGAACGATTCCTGCAAGAATCATAGCATCGGTCTTAGGCGTTTTGATACCAAACTGTTTGATGCTGAGCCAAATTGAGATTAACGCCAGAGCGAAAAACGCCGGTTCAAAATAGAGCGCCGTTGTACGCTTCCCACCAAACTTAATGAAGTTCAGTACATAGCTGTTACTGTAAATGAGATATTTCGAAATTATCTCCATCAGGCTGCTGCCACCGGTCAAAATAATCTGCGCCATTTCCAGTGCGGCAAGCACAACAATTAACGCAACGGCAATATAAAAGAACCTGAGGATTTTCCGATAATTGTGCGGTGAAATAGTTTTGAAGCGAATACTCCAGACCATGCCAATAATAATAACGATATAAACAAACAGCATGGTTGAAGTGACATATTTACTGGCATCCAGCGACTGGCCAAAGATGTAGTTAAACAGCGTCAGGCCCGTGCCCAGCCCCAGGGCAATCATCAGCTTCTTCAGGTTGATTTTATCGACATACAGCAGAAGCAGAACGGGCAAAAAAGTCACGATGGTTATCGGGAAGCTTTCGCCGAGCTGGGCAATTTTGACGTTGACCAGCAGGTAGATCAGCGG harbors:
- the wcaD gene encoding colanic acid polymerase WcaD, translating into MSRSIRICSYLLLPLIYLLVNVKIAQLGESFPITIVTFLPVLLLLYVDKINLKKLMIALGLGTGLTLFNYIFGQSLDASKYVTSTMLFVYIVIIIGMVWSIRFKTISPHNYRKILRFFYIAVALIVVLAALEMAQIILTGGSSLMEIISKYLIYSNSYVLNFIKFGGKRTTALYFEPAFFALALISIWLSIKQFGIKTPKTDAMILAGIVLSGSFSGVMTFILFYLLEWAFQYLNKDAIKKKLPLAIISLTVFLVGVIFAFPYISERLGDLGTEGSSSYYRIIGPLVMVGYSLTHIDGVVRFGSLYEYVASFGIFNGADVGKTIDNGLYLLIIYFSWFAVLLTLWYLFKVFKMMINAFGDNQNFRVQLYLFTPVSLFFTGSIFSPEYAFLIVCPFILRKALNITNV